Proteins from one Camelina sativa cultivar DH55 chromosome 8, Cs, whole genome shotgun sequence genomic window:
- the LOC104707537 gene encoding oxysterol-binding protein-related protein 2B isoform X5 — MIKDNVGKDLTRVCLPVYFNEPISSLQKCFEDMEYSYLLDQAYAFGKSGNSLLRALNVAAFAVSGYASTEGRHCKPFNPLLGETYEADFPDKGVRFFSEKVSHHPTVIACHCEGKGWKFWGDTNLRSKFWGRSIQLEPVGILTLEFDDGEIFQWSKVTTTIYNILLGKLYCDHHGTMQIRGNRQYSCTLKFKEQSILDRNPHQVNGFVEDVTGKKAATVFGKWNDSLYYFAPGEGLNKEGASLLWKARKPPPNITRYNLTSFAITLNELTPGLEENLPPTDSRLRPDQRHLENGEYEKANEEKQRLERRQRMSRQIQESGWRPRWFEPQGESQSYKYTGDYWEARDKRSWDDCPNIFGEFTEEMADCV, encoded by the exons ATGATCAAAGACAATGTTGGAAAGGATCTCACACGAGTTTGTCTTCCTGTTTATTTCAATGAACCAATATCCTCTCTCCAAAAGTGTTTTGAAGACATGGAGTACTCTTATCTCTTGGACCAGGCATATGCATTCGGAAAATCC GGGAACAGTCTCCTTAGAGCCCTGAATGTTGCTGCTTTTGCGGTCTCTGGTTATGCTTCCACTGAAGGACGGCACTGTAAACCTTTCAACCCTTTGCTTGGGGAAACTTATGAAGCTGACTTTCCTGACAAGGGAGTTCGTTTCTTCTCTGAGAAG GTCAGCCACCATCCAACAGTTATTGCCTGCCATTGCGAAGGTAAAGGGTGGAAGTTCTGGGGAGACACAAACCTCAGGTCAAAGTTTTGGGGGAGATCGATTCAACTTGAACCTGTTGGAATCTTGACTCTGGAGTTTGATGATGGAGAGATTTTCCAGTGGAGCAAA GTAACAACAACTATATACAATATCCTACTTGGTAAACTGTACTGTGATCACCATGGGACAATGCAAATCCGTGGGAATCGCCAATATTCTTGTACGCTAAAGTTCAAGGAGCAATCAATTCTCGATAGAAATCCCCACCAG gttAATGGTTTTGTAGAAGATGTAACTGGAAAAAAGGCTGCAACGGTTTTTGGTAAATGGAATGATAGCCTTTACTATTTTGCTCCTGGGGAGGGACTCAACAAGGAAGGCGCCTCATTACTGTGGAAAGCGAGAAAGCCACCACCTAATATCACTAGATACAACTTAACATCATTCGCGATCACACTAAATGAACTGACACCTGGTTTGGAG GAAAATCTCCCTCCAACAGATTCTAGGCTCCGACCAGATCAACGTCACTTGGAGAACGGTGAATATGAGAAGGCAAATGAAGAGAAGCAACGATTAGAGAGAAGGCAAAGAATG TCACGGCAAATTCAAGAAAGTGGGTGGAGACCGAGATGGTTCGAGCCACAAGGAGAGAGCCAAAGTTACAAGTATACAGGCGATTACTGGGAAGCACGGGATAAGAGAAGTTGGGATGATTGTCCTAACATATTTGGAGAGTTCACCGAAGAGATGGCAGATTGTGTATAA
- the LOC104707543 gene encoding novel plant SNARE 13-like yields the protein MSTLGNKKVELFDMGAGVSGEPTAEENVQVASSMSNQELIDVVTKRMDETDQAIERSKQVVEQTLEVGTQTAANLKGQTYQMGRIVNRLDTMQFSIKKASQLVKEIGRQVATDKCIMAFLFLIVCGVIAIIVVKTLQIVYPNNKDIRDIPE from the exons ATGAGTACCCTTGGCAACAAGAAAGTTGAACTTTTTGATATGGGAGCTGGAGTTAGTGGCGAACCTACAGCTGAGGAAAATGTTCAAGTGGCTTCAT CTATGTCAAACCAGGAGCTTATTGATGTTGTAACGAAAAGAATGGATGAGACTGATCAGGCCATTGAGCGCTCAAAACAG GTTGTGGAACAAACACTCGAAGTTGGAACTCAAACCGCAGCTAATTTAAAGGGACAG ACGTATCAAATGGGACGCATAGTTAACCGCTTGGACACCATGCAATTCTCTATCAAGAAGGCATCCCAGCTGGTGAAAGAGATAGGGAGACAG GTGGCTACCGATAAATGCATAATGGCGTTCCTGTTTCTCATTGTATGCGGCGTTATAGCCATTATCGTAGTGAAG ACTCTTCAGATTGTATACCCGAATAACAAAGACATTAGGGACATCCCAGAATAG
- the LOC104707539 gene encoding lipid transfer protein EARLI 1-like has translation MASKNSTSLSLFFALNILFFTLTAATDCGCNPSPKPKPVPSPKPKPVPSPKPKPVPSPSVPSPSVPSPSVPSPNPRPVTPPSTGSSGNCPIDALKLGVCGNVLSRLLNIQLGQPSAQQCCSLIQGLVDVDAAVCLCTALRANILGINLNVPISLSVLLNACNRKLPSGFQCA, from the coding sequence ATGGCATCAAAGAACtcaacctctctttctcttttcttcgcCCTCAACATCCTATTTTTCACCTTAACCGCTGCAACTGATTGTGGTTGCAACCCAAGTCCTAAACCCAAGCCTGTCCCAAGTCCTAAGCCCAAGCCGGTCCCAAGTCCTAAACCCAAGCCAGTCCCAAGTCCTTCCGTCCCAAGTCCTTCGGTTCCAAGTCCTTCGGTCCCAAGTCCAAACCCTAGGCCGGTCACGCCTCCGAGCACTGGTTCATCTGGAAACTGCCCTATAGATGCTCTCAAGCTTGGTGTATGTGGAAATGTCCTAAGCAGATTACTCAACATCCAGTTGGGTCAGCCATCAGCTCAACAATGTTGCTCGCTCATCCAAGGTTTGGTTGACGTCGATGCTGCGGTTTGTCTCTGCACTGCTCTTAGGGCTAACATTCTGGGAATCAACCTTAACGTTCCTATATCTCTCAGCGTTCTTCTCAACGCCTGTAACAGAAAGCTTCCGTCTGGTTTCCAATGTGCTTGA
- the LOC104707537 gene encoding oxysterol-binding protein-related protein 2B isoform X4: protein MANLEAEASGIHDNPYQLTNHNYSSLRRGKYSECSTSASSDDKQEFEDISEEDEASFHDTKESFGEPDVGSVHTHIKRRTKLPDPAEKERSVSLWSMIKDNVGKDLTRVCLPVYFNEPISSLQKCFEDMEYSYLLDQAYAFGKSGNSLLRALNVAAFAVSGYASTEGRHCKPFNPLLGETYEADFPDKGVRFFSEKVSHHPTVIACHCEGKGWKFWGDTNLRSKFWGRSIQLEPVGILTLEFDDGEIFQWSKVTTTIYNILLGKLYCDHHGTMQIRGNRQYSCTLKFKEQSILDRNPHQVNGFVEDVTGKKAATVFGKWNDSLYYFAPGEGLNKEGASLLWKARKPPPNITRYNLTSFAITLNELTPGLEENLPPTDSRLRPDQRHLENGEYEKANEEKQRLERRQRMSRQIQESGWRPRWFEPQGESQSYKYTGDYWEARDKRSWDDCPNIFGEFTEEMADCV, encoded by the exons AATGCAGTACAAGTGCTTCATCTGATGATAAGCAAGAGTTTGAGGATATATCTGAGGAAGACGAGGCTTCATTCCATGACACAAAGGAATCATTTGGCGAACCTGATGTTGGTTCTGTGCACACGCATATCAAGAGACGAACAAAGCTTCCTGATCcagcagagaaagagagaagtgtCAGTCTCTGGTCTATGATCAAAGACAATGTTGGAAAGGATCTCACACGAGTTTGTCTTCCTGTTTATTTCAATGAACCAATATCCTCTCTCCAAAAGTGTTTTGAAGACATGGAGTACTCTTATCTCTTGGACCAGGCATATGCATTCGGAAAATCC GGGAACAGTCTCCTTAGAGCCCTGAATGTTGCTGCTTTTGCGGTCTCTGGTTATGCTTCCACTGAAGGACGGCACTGTAAACCTTTCAACCCTTTGCTTGGGGAAACTTATGAAGCTGACTTTCCTGACAAGGGAGTTCGTTTCTTCTCTGAGAAG GTCAGCCACCATCCAACAGTTATTGCCTGCCATTGCGAAGGTAAAGGGTGGAAGTTCTGGGGAGACACAAACCTCAGGTCAAAGTTTTGGGGGAGATCGATTCAACTTGAACCTGTTGGAATCTTGACTCTGGAGTTTGATGATGGAGAGATTTTCCAGTGGAGCAAA GTAACAACAACTATATACAATATCCTACTTGGTAAACTGTACTGTGATCACCATGGGACAATGCAAATCCGTGGGAATCGCCAATATTCTTGTACGCTAAAGTTCAAGGAGCAATCAATTCTCGATAGAAATCCCCACCAG gttAATGGTTTTGTAGAAGATGTAACTGGAAAAAAGGCTGCAACGGTTTTTGGTAAATGGAATGATAGCCTTTACTATTTTGCTCCTGGGGAGGGACTCAACAAGGAAGGCGCCTCATTACTGTGGAAAGCGAGAAAGCCACCACCTAATATCACTAGATACAACTTAACATCATTCGCGATCACACTAAATGAACTGACACCTGGTTTGGAG GAAAATCTCCCTCCAACAGATTCTAGGCTCCGACCAGATCAACGTCACTTGGAGAACGGTGAATATGAGAAGGCAAATGAAGAGAAGCAACGATTAGAGAGAAGGCAAAGAATG TCACGGCAAATTCAAGAAAGTGGGTGGAGACCGAGATGGTTCGAGCCACAAGGAGAGAGCCAAAGTTACAAGTATACAGGCGATTACTGGGAAGCACGGGATAAGAGAAGTTGGGATGATTGTCCTAACATATTTGGAGAGTTCACCGAAGAGATGGCAGATTGTGTATAA
- the LOC104707540 gene encoding lipid transfer protein EARLI 1-like, with the protein MALNNSASLALFIALNILFVTLTAADCGCNPSPKVSTPSVPSPSVPSPKRRPVTPPTTPSSSGNCPIDALRLGVCANVLSSLLNVQLGQPSSQSCCSLIQGLVDVDAAVCLCTALRANILGINLNVPISLSVLLNVCNRKLPSGFQCA; encoded by the coding sequence atggCTTTAAATAACTCAGCCTCTCTTGCTCTTTTCATTGCCCTCAATATCCTTTTTGTCACCTTAACCGCAGCTGATTGTGGATGCAACCCAAGTCCTAAGGTCTCAACTCCTTCAGTCCCAAGTCCTTCGGTCCCAAGTCCTAAACGTAGGCCGGTCACGCCTCCTACTACCCCTAGCTCATCTGGAAACTGTCCTATCGATGCTCTCAGACTCGGTGTGTGTGCAAATGTCTTAAGCAGTCTACTTAACGTGCAATTGGGTCAGCCATCATCTCAATCATGCTGCTCGCTCATCCAAGGTTTGGTTGACGTCGATGCTGCGGTTTGTCTATGCACAGCTCTTAGGGCTAACATCCTCGGAATCAACCTTAACGTCCCTATATCTCTCAGCGTACTTCTCAACGTTTGTAACAGAAAGCTTCCATCTGGTTTCCAATGTGCTTGA
- the LOC104707538 gene encoding pEARLI1-like lipid transfer protein 1, translating to MASKNSASLALFFALNILFFTLTVATNCNSCNPSPKPKPVPSPKPKPCPPPVPSPSVPTPNPMPVTPPSNPGSSGKCPIDALKLGLCGNVLSSLLNIQLGQPSSQSCCSLIEGLVDLDAAICLCTALKANILGINLNVPISLSVLLNVCEKKLPSGFECA from the coding sequence atggctTCAAAGAACTCAGCTTCTCTTGCTCTTTTCTTTGCTCTCAACATTCTCTTTTTCACGTTAACCGTTGCAACTAACTGTAACAGCTGCAACCCAAGTCCTAAACCCAAGCCAGTCCCAAGTCCTAAGCCTAAGCCATGTCCTCCTCCAGTCCCAAGTCCTTCGGTCCCAACTCCTAACCCTATGCCGGTCACACCTCCAAGCAACCCTGGTTCATCTGGAAAGTGTCCTATAGATGCCCTCAAGCTCGGTTTATGTGGAAATGTCCTAAGCAGTCTACTCAACATCCAGTTGGGTCAGCCATCATCTCAATCATGTTGCTCGCTCATCGAAGGTTTGGTTGACCTTGACGCTGCGATTTGTCTATGCACTGCTCTTAAGGCCAACATTCTCGGAATCAACCTTAACGTTCCTATATCTCTCAGTGTTCTTCTCAACGTTTGTGAGAAAAAGCTTCCGTCTGGTTTCGAGTGTGCTTGA